In one Nicotiana tomentosiformis chromosome 6, ASM39032v3, whole genome shotgun sequence genomic region, the following are encoded:
- the LOC104088921 gene encoding biotin synthase, mitochondrial, whose product MMWLRSIRRPLSSLVLLQSRPPNYSSLSASAAAIESERCIREGPRNDWSRDEIKSIYDSPLLDLLFHGAQVHRHSHNFREVQQCTLLSIKTGGCSEDCSYCPQSSRYDTGLKAQKLMNEDAVLEAARKAKEAGSTRFCMGAAWRDTIGRKTNMNQITKYVKEIRDMGMEVCCTLGMLEKQQALELKKAGLTAYNHNLDTSREYYPNIITTRTYDERLETLKHVREAGINVCSGGIIGLGEAEEDRIGLLHTLATLPTHPESVPINALIAVKGTPLEDQKPVEIWDMIRMISTARITMPSAMVRLSAGRVRFSIPEQALCFLAGANSIFTGDKLLTTPNNDYDADQNMFKLLGLVPKAPNFSEDEKDSEDEKLEASV is encoded by the exons ATGATGTGGCTTCGATCGATTCGACGGCCGTTATCGTCGTTAGTTCTACTGCAGTCGCGCCCCCCGAATTATTCCTCATTATCAGCTTCAGCAGCTGCAATAGAATCGGAGAGATGTATAAGGGAAGGGCCTAGAAATGACTGGAGCAGAGATGAAATCAAGTCTATTTACGACTCCCCACTCCTCGATCTCCTTTTTCATGGC gCTCAAGTACATAGACATTCTCATAACTTTAGAGAAGTACAGCAGTGTACTTTGCTGTCTATTAAGACAGGGGGATGCAGTGAAGATTGTTCATATTGTCCTCAATCATCTAGATACGATACAGGACTGAAAGCACAAAAACTCATGAATGAGGATGCTGTTCTTGAAGCAGCAAGAAAG GCAAAAGAGGCAGGAAGCACTCGTTTTTGTATGGGTGCTGCATGGAGGGATACCATAGGAAGGAAAACCAATATGAACCAGATCACCAAGTATGTGAAGGAAATAAG GGACATGGGAATGGAGGTTTGCTGTACCTTGGGAATGCTTGAGAAGCAACAAGCTTTAGAGCTCAAGAAAGCAGGTCTTACAGCATACAATCACAACCTTGACACCTCAAGAGAGTACTACCCTAATATTATAACCACAAGAACATACGACGAGCGGCTGGAAACACTGAAGCATGTACGTGAAGCAGGAATTAATGTGTGTTCAG GTGGAATAATAGGGCTTGGTGAGGCTGAAGAGGATAGAATTGGTTTGTTGCATACCCTGGCAACTCTTCCGACTCACCCTGAGAGTGTCCCAATTAATGCACTTATTGCAGTAAAAGGCACGCCCCTGGAAGACCAGAAG CCAGTGGAAATATGGGATATGATTCGGATGATTTCGACAGCGAGAATAACAATGCCAAGCGCAATGGTTAGGCTTTCTGCCGGAAGAGTTCGGTTTTCTATCCCTGAGCAGGCTCTGTGTTTCCTTGCTGGTGCAAATTCCATCTTTACAGGTGACAAGTTATTGACTACACCCAACAATGACTATGATGCTGATCAGAATATGTTCAAATTACTTGGACTTGTTCCTAAAGCTCCAAATTTCTCGGAGGATGAAAAAGATTCTGAAGATGAAAAGTTGGAAGCATCTGTTTAG